A stretch of Onychomys torridus chromosome 2, mOncTor1.1, whole genome shotgun sequence DNA encodes these proteins:
- the LOC118577047 gene encoding armadillo-like helical domain containing protein 1 isoform X1 — protein MTSVKEQAAISRLLSFLQEWDNAGKGRRAQILTKFIGTNEGKTGPELELEFSQGASLFLIRLTTWLRIVYMTGLDLEKILRSIGIFLCAVSSNRYLIEFLEIGGVLTLLEILGLEKIKEEDKKESIKLLQIIANTGRKYKELICESYGVRAIAEFLAKSKSEETQEEVQVLLDTLVHGNPKYQNQVYKGLIALLPCGSPKAQQLALQTLRTAQSIIGATHPSIVDYVLKVLDSMHLEVQYEGREAPRSPKVAARGPSPVSSSSHKEPGAECLK, from the exons ATGACTTCTGTAAAGGAGCAGGCCGCCATCAGCCGCCTCCTGAGTTTTCTGCAAGAGTGGGACAATGCTGGCAAGGGCCGAAGAGCTCAGATTCTCACCAAGTTCATCGGAACCAACGAAGGCAAGACCGGTCCcgagctggagctggagttttccCAGGGAGCCAGCTTGTTCCTCATACGGCTGACCACCTGGCTCAGAATCGT CTATATGACtggcttggatttagagaagatCCTGAGATCCATTGGTATCTTCTTGTGCGCCGTGAGCAG CAATCGGTACCTGATAGAATTTCTTGAGATTGGAGGTGTCCTAACACTCTTGGAAATACTTGGCCTAGAGAAAATCAAGGAAGAGGACAAGAAGGAATCCATCAAACTACTTCAGATCATCGCAAACACTGGCAGGAAGTACAAGGAGCTCATCTGTGAAAGCTACG GTGTGAGAGCCATAGCAGAATTTCTGGCAAAGTCTAAATCAGAAGAGACCCAGGAGGAAGTACAGGTTCTGCTGGACACTCTGGTCCATGGTAACCCCAAGTACCAGAATCAAGTGTATAAAGGTCTAATAGCTCTGCTGCCCTGTGGGTCCCCAAAAGCCCAGCAGCTGGCCCTGCAGACTCTCAGGACTGCCCAG TCAATCATTGGGGCAACACACCCCAGCATCGTGGATTATGTGCTCAAGGTCCTGGACTCAATGCATCTGGAAGTCCAGTATGAAGGTAGGGAGGCTCCCAGGTCACCAAAGGTGGCAGCAAGGGGCCCTTCTCCTGTGTCTTCCTCCAGTCATAAAGAGCCTGGTGCTGAGTGTCTAAAATAA
- the LOC118577047 gene encoding armadillo-like helical domain containing protein 1 isoform X2 — MTSVKEQAAISRLLSFLQEWDNAGKGRRAQILTKFIGTNEGKTGPELELEFSQGASLFLIRLTTWLRIVYMTGLDLEKILRSIGIFLCAVSSNRYLIEFLEIGGVLTLLEILGLEKIKEEDKKESIKLLQIIANTGRKYKELICESYDFPVFLSFLTRILARDDLKLAEELLHMRVVHSLMSAMGNTDHSNSQRLASLTLEFFVQMFPLVEEHVRKSMGEELFQLFLVSISIPPASAVAQDGTGPLVHRVKLVS; from the exons ATGACTTCTGTAAAGGAGCAGGCCGCCATCAGCCGCCTCCTGAGTTTTCTGCAAGAGTGGGACAATGCTGGCAAGGGCCGAAGAGCTCAGATTCTCACCAAGTTCATCGGAACCAACGAAGGCAAGACCGGTCCcgagctggagctggagttttccCAGGGAGCCAGCTTGTTCCTCATACGGCTGACCACCTGGCTCAGAATCGT CTATATGACtggcttggatttagagaagatCCTGAGATCCATTGGTATCTTCTTGTGCGCCGTGAGCAG CAATCGGTACCTGATAGAATTTCTTGAGATTGGAGGTGTCCTAACACTCTTGGAAATACTTGGCCTAGAGAAAATCAAGGAAGAGGACAAGAAGGAATCCATCAAACTACTTCAGATCATCGCAAACACTGGCAGGAAGTACAAGGAGCTCATCTGTGAAAGCTACG attttcctgtctttttatcCTTCCTCACAAGGATCCTGGCACGCGATGACTTGAAACTGGCAGAGGAGCTGCTGCACATGCGTGTGGTCCACAGCCTGATGTCAGCCATGGGCAACACCGACCACAGCAACAGCCAGAGGCTGGCCAGCCTCACACTAGAG TTCTTTGTGCAAATGTTCCCATTGGTGGAGGAACATGTCCGCAAGTCCATGGGGGAGGAACTCTTCCAGCTCTTCCTTGTAAGTATTTCCATCCCACCAGCCTCGGCGGTCGCCCAGGACGGAACGGGTCCCCTTGTGCACAGAGTGAAGCTAGTCTCCTGA